A window of Cellulomonas wangleii genomic DNA:
CGCCCCGACGGTCGTCCACGCCGTCACCGGCCTCAACGCCCCGCGGACCGACGCCGTGTCCCCGACCCCGGCGCCGGTCGCGTACGACCCGACCAGACCGACCGTGGCCGTCGTGGTCGGGGACGCGGGCGCCGTCGCGTCCGACGTCCTGGCCCCGTACGAGATCCTCGCCGGCACGGGTGCGTTCAACGTCTACACCGTGGCGCCCGCGAGCCACCCGGTGCCCCTCACCGGCGGGCTCGACCTCGTCCCGGACCTCACGTTCGCCGGGCTCGAGAACCTCCTGGGTGGTCCGGCGGACCTCGTGGTCGTGCCCGCGATGCCCGACGTCGGCCGCCCTACGACGAAGCCCGTCACGGCATGGCTCACCACCCAGGCGGACGGGGGCTCGGTCATCCTCAGCGTCTGCAACGGAGCCGCCGTGGTCGCCTCGGCCGGACTGCTCGACGGCCACCGCGCCACGGCGCACTGGCTGCGCCTCGACGAGTGGGCCGGCACCTACCCCGGCGTCGACTGGGTCGCCGGGACCCGGTACGTGGACGACGGTGCGGTCATCAGCACGGCCGGCGTCCTGTCGGGGATCGACGGCACCCTGCACGTCGTGCAGCGGCTGGTGGGAGCGGACGCCGCGGTGCGGGCCGCACGGGCGATCGGCTGGCCGTACGAGGCGTCGAGCGGCCCGCCGCGGATGGCGCGGGCGCGGCTCGCACCGTCCGACGCCGTCGTCGCGTTCCGCACCGGCTTCGGCTGGGACCGTCCGCGCATCGGCGTCCAGCTCGCCGACGGGGTCGGCGAGGTCGAGGTCGCCTCGGTGTTCGACACGTACGCGCAGTCGCTGGCCGCGGACACGGTCGCCGTGGGCGACGGGCGGGTGACGTCGCGTCACGGGCTGACGTTCGTGCCGCGCACCGCGTCGGTGGCCGGGCTCGACCGGCTCGTCGTCCCGGGCACGACCGAGCACCGCACCGTCCCGGGGATCGACGCCGTGCACCCCCACGAGCGGCCCGGCTTCGCGTACGACGCCGTGCTGCAGGACCTGGCACGGACGACCGACGTGGCCACCGCACGGTGGACGGCGAAGGTCCTCGAGTACCCCGTCGACGGACTGTCGCTCGAGGGCCCGTCCTGGCCGTGGGCGCTGACGCTGCGAGCGCTCGCGCTCGGAATGCTCGGCGTGCTGCTCGCGCTCGGTGCGCTCGGGCTCGTGGGCCGCAGGACGCGTGCCACGCGCGGCGCACGGTGAAGTGGTGCGCAGCGTCGGACTCGTCCGCCCTCGAGCGCCCTGCGTCCGGTGGCCACGGGGGAGCTCACCGCGATGCGCGCAGCACTCGACGAGGCGTTGACGAACGCGCGCCTGTACACCGCCGAGCACGGCTGACGGGAGCCCCGCACGGCCGACGGCGGCCGACGCGCTGCTGGCGGGCCGTCCGGGCCGGTGCGATGCTCGGGTGACGGCGTGCGCGGCCCCGTCCGGGACGTGACGTCACCGCCCCGGGGGAGGCGCGCATGGCGCAGCGTCCGGGCGTGACCACTCCCCCGTCCCGGTCCGTCCCGGCGGCGCCACGGGCCTCCCCGACAGGCGGCCCGCACCAGGCCGGCACGGACCCGTCGCGGCGCCCCCGGCGACGTCCCCGACCGCCGCACCCGGCGGGGCTCGCGATGGGGACGCTCTTCGCCGTGGTCGCGATGACGCCGTCCCTGCTGCCGCGCGACTGGCTCTACCAGGGGCTCGTGTCGGGGATCTCCGGCGCGCTGGGGTACGGGGTCGGCGTAGCGCTCGCCCGGGTCCTGCGGCTCGTGCCCGCATGGCGCCGGCTCGTGGCCACGACGCGCGGACGGGTCCCGACGGCACTCGCGTCCCGGCAGCTGCCGGCCGTCGTCGCGCTCTGCGCCGCCGCCGTGGTCGCCATGCTCGTCGTGGGTGCCGGTTGGCAGAGGGCGATGACGGCGGCCGTCGGCATGCCGCCGCCCTCGACCCTCGACTGGCTGCGGGCCGGGCCGCTCCTCGTGCTCATCGCCGTCGTGCTCGTCCTGGCGGCGCGCGGGGTGTGGTGGGTGAGCCGCCGCGTCGACGCACTCCTGGAGCGGCGGCTGCACTGGCCCCACGCGGTGGCGTCCGTGGTGGCGACCGTGCTCGTCCTCGGCGGGGTCGTGCTCGTCAACGACGTGCTGCTGCACCGCGTGCTCGGCGCGGCGGACGCCGCGTTCGCCGCACGCAACGCCGATGACCACCCGGGTGTGGAACGCCCGTCGGCGGCCGAGCGCTCCGGCGCGGCGGGATCGCTCGTGGCCTGGGAGTCCCTCGGCCGCGAGGGGCGCCGCTTCGTCGCCGGTGGCCCGAGCACCGACGACCTGCAGACTGCCGTGCCGGACGCCGCACCGGCGACGCCCGTCCGCGTCTACGTCGGCATCGAGAACGCCGGCACCGCTGGTGAGCGCGCCGCGCTGGCGGTCGAGGAGCTCGAGCGCACCGGCGCGTTCGAGCGGCAGGTCCTGCTGCTGGTGACGACGACCGGGAGCGGGTGGGTCAACGAGGCCGCGGTCGCGCCGCTCGAGCTGATGTACGCCGGGGACACCGCGGCGGTCGCCACCCAGTACTCGTACCTGCCGAGCTGGCTGTCCTTCCTCGTCGACCGCTCCCGGGCCGGCCAGGAGTCGCGTGCCCTGACCGCGGCCGTCGAGGAGCACCTCGCCGGGATGCCCGCGGACGAGCGCCCGCTGCTGCTCGCCTACGGCGAGAGCCTCGGCTCGTACGGCAGCGAGACGGCGTACGCCTCCCTGGCGGACATCCGCGAGCGCACCGACGGGGTGCTGTGGGCGGGCCCCCCGGACGCGAACCCCGTCTGGCACGCCCTGGTCGAGCGGCGGGATCCCGGGACGCCCGCCGTGGCGCCCGTCTACGCGAGCGGCCTGTTCGTCCGCTTCGCCGGCGACGCCGCGCAGATCACCACGCCGACGACGCGGTGGGAGCCGCCGCGGGCGCTGTACCTGCAGCACGCCGACGACCCGGTCGTGTGGTGGAGCCCCGACGTGCTGCTGTCGGCCCCCGACCGACTGCGTGAGCAACCCGCCGGCACCGACCGCCCGGCGATGCGGTGGTTCCCGGTGGTGACGTTCTGGCAGCTGACGTTCGACCTGCTCAACGCGAAGTCGGTGCCCGACGGGTACGGGCACAACTACGACGGGCTGGTCCTCGACGGGTGGGTGGGCGTGGTGCCGCCCGACGGGTGGACGGTCACGGACACGGAGCGGGTGCGCGCGGTGCTCACGCGGTGAGGGGTGCCGGGGTCCGCCACGAGCCTCGTGCCTGGCCGCTGTGTCAGGCGCGGGTCGAGCGGATCGCGGTGCGCAGCACGACGACGCCGGTGACGACCCCCATGGCCACGACGGCGAGCACCGAGACGCCCAGGGACACCGTCGGGTCGACGAACGCGAGCACGAGCGCGAGCAGGCCGAGCACGACGACGACGGCCCCGGCGCGGCGCTGCCCGCGACGCGCGGCCATGAGCAGACGGTCGAGCGTCGGGCGCTCGTCGAGGAGCATCGCGCGCGACGCCGCGGCGTCCGGCACGGGCACCTTGGGCAGGGCGTTGCCGATCACGATCGCGACCAGCGCGAGGACCGCCGCCACGACCACACGACCCGTGCGCTCGTCGCCGCTCGCGAGGCTCAGGAAGAACACGTGCAGGGCGACGACGACGGGCGTGAGGATGGACAGTGCGGTGTCGACCGAGCGACGGTCCGTCTCTGCGGTGCGCCACAGCGGGATGGAGGCCGCCTTGGCGACGCGCGCGCGGGCACGCTGGGCGAGCAGCAGGACTCCGCCGATGCCGAGCAGCACCAGCGGCAGCAGCGCGACCAGCACGAGCTTCGGGACGTGGGCGTCGGCACCGTCCTGCCCGCCACCCTCGAGCGTCAGGACCCAGGGCAGCCGGCC
This region includes:
- a CDS encoding alpha/beta hydrolase, whose translation is MGTLFAVVAMTPSLLPRDWLYQGLVSGISGALGYGVGVALARVLRLVPAWRRLVATTRGRVPTALASRQLPAVVALCAAAVVAMLVVGAGWQRAMTAAVGMPPPSTLDWLRAGPLLVLIAVVLVLAARGVWWVSRRVDALLERRLHWPHAVASVVATVLVLGGVVLVNDVLLHRVLGAADAAFAARNADDHPGVERPSAAERSGAAGSLVAWESLGREGRRFVAGGPSTDDLQTAVPDAAPATPVRVYVGIENAGTAGERAALAVEELERTGAFERQVLLLVTTTGSGWVNEAAVAPLELMYAGDTAAVATQYSYLPSWLSFLVDRSRAGQESRALTAAVEEHLAGMPADERPLLLAYGESLGSYGSETAYASLADIRERTDGVLWAGPPDANPVWHALVERRDPGTPAVAPVYASGLFVRFAGDAAQITTPTTRWEPPRALYLQHADDPVVWWSPDVLLSAPDRLREQPAGTDRPAMRWFPVVTFWQLTFDLLNAKSVPDGYGHNYDGLVLDGWVGVVPPDGWTVTDTERVRAVLTR
- a CDS encoding DJ-1/PfpI family protein; translation: MSPVRAFLKVVLLVLAALALPVALGAPTVVHAVTGLNAPRTDAVSPTPAPVAYDPTRPTVAVVVGDAGAVASDVLAPYEILAGTGAFNVYTVAPASHPVPLTGGLDLVPDLTFAGLENLLGGPADLVVVPAMPDVGRPTTKPVTAWLTTQADGGSVILSVCNGAAVVASAGLLDGHRATAHWLRLDEWAGTYPGVDWVAGTRYVDDGAVISTAGVLSGIDGTLHVVQRLVGADAAVRAARAIGWPYEASSGPPRMARARLAPSDAVVAFRTGFGWDRPRIGVQLADGVGEVEVASVFDTYAQSLAADTVAVGDGRVTSRHGLTFVPRTASVAGLDRLVVPGTTEHRTVPGIDAVHPHERPGFAYDAVLQDLARTTDVATARWTAKVLEYPVDGLSLEGPSWPWALTLRALALGMLGVLLALGALGLVGRRTRATRGAR